One window from the genome of Pyrobaculum ferrireducens encodes:
- a CDS encoding PaREP1 family protein: MDVETIYLPSALARRLRALAESEAVSLEDYLLEIALSNTDPPGRARAYAEVALDLLRAAEEELRAGDLRQASEKIWGAAALAVKAYAYWRDGVRLASHGELWRYAKKIADELGNWVHDAWNAANAMHINFYEGWATAEQVAEALKRVEKLVKEIVERVQTR, encoded by the coding sequence GTGGATGTGGAGACGATCTACCTACCCTCCGCGTTAGCTAGGCGGCTGAGGGCGTTGGCCGAGTCTGAGGCTGTTTCGCTTGAGGATTATCTGCTGGAAATAGCCCTCTCAAACACAGACCCCCCGGGGAGGGCTAGGGCGTACGCTGAAGTCGCCTTAGATCTGCTGAGGGCCGCCGAGGAGGAGTTGAGGGCTGGTGATTTGAGGCAGGCTAGTGAGAAGATTTGGGGGGCGGCGGCTCTGGCGGTGAAGGCCTACGCCTACTGGCGCGACGGCGTTAGACTGGCGTCCCACGGAGAGCTGTGGCGCTACGCCAAGAAGATCGCCGACGAGCTGGGCAACTGGGTACACGACGCCTGGAACGCCGCAAACGCCATGCATATAAACTTCTACGAGGGGTGGGCAACCGCGGAGCAGGTGGCCGAGGCCCTAAAGCGGGTGGAGAAACTAGTAAAAGAAATAGTCGAGAGAGTACAAACAAGATAA
- a CDS encoding aspartyl protease family protein, which translates to MGHVWVEVIVGNLEGTARRSVKALVDTGATLTVLPRWLAEELGIKPHAVSRVETGAGVITMERGRAYVEIAGRGEVVPVLISDVIDKVLVGMTTLEVLELEVDPITGQLKERALMLYTAGVR; encoded by the coding sequence GTGGGTCATGTCTGGGTTGAGGTTATTGTCGGAAATTTAGAAGGTACGGCGCGTAGATCTGTGAAGGCGCTGGTGGATACCGGGGCTACTTTGACTGTGTTGCCGAGGTGGCTGGCGGAGGAGCTGGGGATAAAGCCCCACGCCGTGTCGAGAGTGGAGACAGGGGCCGGAGTGATTACAATGGAGCGGGGGAGGGCCTACGTGGAGATCGCCGGCCGCGGCGAGGTGGTCCCCGTCTTGATATCAGACGTTATTGATAAGGTCCTCGTCGGGATGACGACTCTAGAGGTGCTGGAGCTGGAGGTCGACCCAATCACCGGCCAGTTGAAAGAAAGGGCGTTGATGCTGTACACCGCTGGGGTTCGGTAA
- a CDS encoding molybdopterin dinucleotide binding domain-containing protein, with translation MTSRRTYLKALAAAATLGVALWGYWPVVEKIMKPKRTPYGPDPQAGANVRYVKSVCLGCNVRCGIKARVVKYGGVEVIERIEGNPYHVYNRAVSFGKQVKRYSPLPYNTPVKEADASWSGTLCPRGADGIHYVYDPYRVLKPLKRAGPRGSGKWKVITWEQLIDEIVNGGVIEETGERLPGLKEFFVYGKLKEAGFEDPNAVLAEMKKDVDNIMNIAKDLNKTYDDLIKAIEEFKAKWSKMLGEKGLRLEDVLIDPDRPDLGTRANMVMYLRGRGQSHTDEFSLRWINAFGSVNWARHTSACQLGYYTANVIWAGYADLQGDVAGAKVIIGAGWSMGRVHPGATGQGLMIERACEGELKLYYVNPAAPRTSCRGNIVWVPVKPGEDGALAFAMIRWLIENKKYSEEFLSIPNRDSAKKLGYPVNTNATWLVIMEGSRLGEFLKARDVGVEESDKPVVWTGEKFATYDSVDRAVLDYETKVALKTGEVVTVKTAFRVLKEEAFSKSFEEWLAVASPYARGTAEFADYVRLVEQMIRDFAEAAPKASTVVHRGAGMHPNGEYIVWAYRMLDTLVGNFHRAGGILGRPATTNYNSYVYNVGPSGFGEPVRWGPPIYRKYKYEDTLEYWLRVKKALKEGKSLEEAVKAAFPTKRPWYPLTPEESYTEIFAGIAGGYPYKMGALILFYANPVLSANYGTKFIEVLKDTSKLPLFIAITTSINETMMYADYIVPDTTYLETGTMGVQYLYATGGSVALAEGWRSPVIMPLTQRIGDCPNGHPRYASFWEFFIDTAKKLGMPGYGDKGIPGTKGKKYEGKWFPLHCEWEYIMRVFANAALHAKDLKLIPEDVPEEEVRYVEENYPIAQYRDILPPEEWRYVAYGLARGGVFTRYEESFDERGVSKRSVPGRGTLYLWSEDVAKTRNSATGEKFWGGPKYFPIATYAPVAPALQKTDKWLHGTPLRQLYPEKDWPFIVVFYTGPLFTKHRSQFYYWLKQVVPENFVVMNPDDAAKIGVETGDVVRVETPAGAFEAPVVVEPAVQPGVLMVPYGMGRWADTVVVKPRYFYANDGGLKAVLDALPDKVEIPEDAVNPVKNLPEVVKKVLFTKSPAEYYEKGLVPDKWRFSGVTPNVVQMFDPSLGGWSLLSWLGASQAFYDTPARVVKTGKKHTFEVPYIVW, from the coding sequence ATGACTAGCAGAAGAACTTACCTTAAGGCCCTGGCCGCCGCGGCGACGCTGGGAGTTGCCCTCTGGGGCTACTGGCCAGTAGTTGAGAAAATAATGAAGCCTAAGAGGACGCCCTACGGCCCCGATCCACAAGCTGGTGCCAACGTGAGGTATGTGAAAAGCGTGTGTCTCGGTTGCAACGTACGCTGCGGCATAAAGGCCAGGGTCGTTAAGTACGGCGGTGTGGAGGTGATAGAGCGCATCGAAGGCAACCCCTACCACGTTTACAACAGAGCTGTGTCCTTTGGGAAGCAGGTAAAGAGGTATTCGCCTCTGCCCTACAATACGCCGGTAAAAGAAGCCGACGCTTCTTGGTCGGGCACTCTATGCCCGAGGGGTGCCGACGGGATACACTACGTGTACGACCCCTATAGAGTCTTGAAGCCTTTGAAGCGGGCTGGGCCGAGGGGTAGCGGGAAGTGGAAAGTAATAACCTGGGAGCAGCTGATCGACGAAATTGTCAACGGCGGGGTGATTGAGGAGACTGGCGAGAGGTTGCCCGGCCTAAAAGAGTTTTTCGTATACGGAAAGCTGAAGGAGGCGGGTTTCGAGGATCCAAACGCCGTCTTGGCCGAGATGAAAAAAGATGTAGATAACATAATGAACATCGCAAAGGATCTAAACAAGACTTACGACGACTTAATCAAGGCTATAGAAGAATTTAAGGCTAAGTGGAGCAAAATGCTGGGGGAGAAAGGCCTCAGGCTGGAAGATGTGCTCATAGATCCGGACCGCCCCGATCTGGGCACCAGAGCGAATATGGTGATGTATCTAAGAGGCCGCGGCCAGTCGCACACTGATGAGTTTTCTCTAAGGTGGATAAATGCCTTTGGTAGCGTTAACTGGGCTAGGCACACCTCTGCATGTCAGCTGGGGTACTACACCGCCAATGTCATCTGGGCTGGCTATGCAGATCTGCAGGGGGATGTCGCCGGGGCGAAGGTCATAATTGGCGCCGGCTGGTCCATGGGTAGAGTTCACCCAGGCGCCACAGGCCAGGGCTTGATGATTGAAAGGGCTTGCGAGGGGGAGCTGAAGCTGTACTACGTCAACCCGGCCGCGCCGAGGACTTCTTGCAGAGGGAACATTGTCTGGGTGCCGGTGAAGCCCGGCGAAGACGGGGCGCTTGCCTTTGCCATGATTAGGTGGCTGATAGAGAACAAGAAGTATAGCGAGGAGTTCCTCTCCATCCCGAATAGAGATTCTGCGAAGAAGCTTGGCTACCCCGTGAATACCAACGCCACGTGGCTGGTGATAATGGAGGGGAGCCGCCTCGGCGAGTTCTTAAAAGCCAGGGACGTGGGTGTTGAGGAGTCGGACAAGCCGGTGGTGTGGACTGGGGAGAAATTCGCCACATATGACTCGGTGGATAGGGCTGTGCTGGACTACGAGACCAAGGTGGCTCTGAAGACGGGCGAGGTGGTTACGGTGAAGACAGCGTTTAGAGTTTTAAAGGAGGAGGCCTTTAGCAAATCCTTCGAGGAGTGGCTCGCCGTTGCGAGCCCCTACGCCAGAGGCACTGCGGAGTTTGCAGATTATGTGAGACTCGTTGAGCAGATGATTAGAGACTTCGCCGAGGCGGCCCCCAAGGCCTCTACCGTAGTGCACCGCGGCGCCGGGATGCACCCCAACGGCGAATACATCGTGTGGGCCTACAGAATGCTGGACACATTAGTGGGTAATTTCCACAGAGCCGGGGGGATACTCGGCCGCCCAGCCACCACTAATTACAACAGCTATGTCTACAATGTAGGGCCTTCTGGCTTCGGCGAGCCTGTGAGGTGGGGCCCGCCTATCTACAGGAAGTACAAGTATGAAGACACGTTGGAGTACTGGCTAAGGGTAAAGAAAGCTCTGAAGGAGGGCAAGAGCCTCGAAGAAGCTGTTAAAGCCGCGTTCCCAACTAAGAGGCCTTGGTACCCGCTTACACCTGAGGAGAGCTATACAGAGATTTTCGCGGGCATTGCCGGGGGGTATCCCTACAAGATGGGCGCCCTTATACTCTTCTATGCAAACCCCGTGTTGTCCGCCAACTATGGCACTAAGTTTATAGAGGTTTTGAAAGACACCTCTAAGCTCCCGCTCTTTATAGCCATAACTACCTCAATTAACGAGACGATGATGTACGCCGACTACATAGTGCCAGACACGACTTATTTAGAGACGGGCACTATGGGAGTTCAGTATCTTTACGCCACTGGGGGTAGCGTCGCGCTTGCTGAGGGCTGGCGCTCGCCAGTTATCATGCCGCTTACGCAGAGGATAGGCGACTGCCCCAACGGCCACCCGAGGTATGCAAGCTTCTGGGAGTTCTTCATCGACACGGCGAAGAAGCTCGGCATGCCAGGGTACGGCGATAAGGGAATACCTGGGACTAAGGGCAAGAAGTATGAAGGGAAGTGGTTCCCGTTGCACTGCGAGTGGGAATACATAATGCGTGTGTTTGCAAACGCGGCGCTTCACGCCAAGGATTTGAAGCTTATCCCAGAGGACGTCCCCGAGGAGGAGGTAAGATATGTCGAGGAGAACTACCCCATTGCTCAGTATAGGGATATCCTTCCGCCTGAGGAGTGGCGTTACGTTGCGTACGGCTTGGCACGGGGCGGCGTGTTTACCAGATACGAAGAGTCTTTTGACGAGCGCGGCGTTTCAAAGAGGAGCGTCCCCGGAAGGGGTACGCTGTACCTCTGGAGCGAGGATGTGGCTAAGACGCGGAACAGCGCCACTGGGGAGAAATTCTGGGGCGGCCCGAAGTACTTCCCCATTGCCACCTACGCGCCTGTAGCTCCCGCTTTGCAGAAGACTGATAAGTGGCTCCACGGCACCCCGCTGAGGCAATTGTATCCGGAGAAGGACTGGCCATTTATAGTAGTGTTCTACACAGGTCCCCTCTTTACAAAACACAGGAGTCAGTTCTACTACTGGCTAAAGCAGGTGGTACCGGAGAATTTCGTAGTGATGAATCCGGACGACGCGGCGAAAATCGGCGTTGAGACCGGCGACGTTGTGAGGGTGGAGACCCCGGCAGGCGCCTTTGAAGCCCCCGTGGTGGTGGAGCCAGCTGTGCAACCCGGCGTTTTAATGGTGCCCTACGGAATGGGCAGGTGGGCCGACACCGTGGTAGTGAAGCCAAGGTACTTCTACGCAAACGACGGCGGTCTGAAGGCCGTGCTAGACGCGCTACCCGATAAAGTTGAGATTCCTGAAGACGCCGTGAATCCTGTCAAGAACCTCCCAGAGGTGGTTAAAAAGGTCCTGTTCACCAAGAGCCCCGCTGAGTACTACGAGAAGGGTCTTGTGCCTGATAAGTGGAGGTTCAGCGGCGTGACGCCAAACGTCGTTCAAATGTTCGACCCGTCGCTGGGCGGCTGGTCGCTTCTGAGCTGGCTAGGCGCCTCCCAGGCGTTTTACGACACCCCGGCGAGGGTCGTAAAAACCGGGAAGAAGCACACCTTTGAGGTGCCTTATATAGTCTGGTAA
- a CDS encoding 4Fe-4S dicluster domain-containing protein, translating into MSISTTRREAVKAVAVIALSLAVPVSAQAERKHRWAMYIDVSKCYGCYACVAACAAENNVPIGVFRTWIERHVTKGGTVIFVPKQCNHCENAPCVKACPTGATYKRTEDGLVLVNDDLCIGCGACIQACPYGARFFNPVKGVVDKCTFCEHRIYQGKLPACVETCPTGARVFGDLNDPESPVSQLVKKMPTSRLKEWTGAEPMIFYRDLPSEADL; encoded by the coding sequence ATGTCTATCTCTACTACGAGGAGAGAGGCTGTTAAGGCTGTGGCTGTTATTGCGCTCAGCCTCGCGGTGCCAGTGTCGGCGCAGGCAGAGAGAAAACACCGCTGGGCGATGTACATAGACGTTTCTAAGTGCTACGGTTGCTACGCATGTGTGGCCGCATGTGCCGCTGAGAACAACGTCCCCATCGGGGTATTTAGGACTTGGATAGAGAGACACGTCACTAAGGGCGGCACTGTTATTTTCGTGCCTAAGCAGTGTAACCATTGTGAAAACGCGCCGTGCGTCAAGGCATGTCCAACCGGCGCCACATACAAGCGGACGGAGGACGGCCTTGTGCTGGTAAATGACGACCTATGTATTGGATGCGGCGCGTGTATCCAAGCGTGTCCGTACGGGGCTAGGTTTTTCAACCCGGTTAAGGGCGTCGTTGACAAGTGCACCTTCTGTGAACACAGGATTTACCAAGGCAAACTACCTGCATGTGTAGAGACTTGCCCTACCGGCGCCAGGGTTTTCGGCGACTTGAACGACCCCGAGTCGCCCGTCTCGCAATTAGTTAAGAAAATGCCCACTAGCAGACTTAAGGAGTGGACCGGCGCAGAGCCGATGATCTTCTACAGAGATCTCCCGTCAGAGGCGGACCTATGA
- a CDS encoding molecular chaperone TorD family protein — protein sequence MDRGAFYLLVFLVLRGEVPPGELGLEKLGCDVSKILASEVRRDLDPVTRSLLPKAIAQFYENYGYEAAEAPDSLVTMVAFMAQLARNPAPESLKAQLRFLNTHLLPTLKYAAELCPALQHLYELLLEDAKMIKSILIHVGR from the coding sequence GTGGATCGCGGCGCGTTTTACCTCCTGGTTTTTCTCGTACTAAGAGGGGAGGTGCCCCCAGGAGAGCTTGGGCTTGAGAAATTGGGGTGTGACGTTTCTAAAATTTTGGCTTCTGAGGTGAGGCGGGATTTAGATCCGGTTACCAGGTCGCTGTTGCCGAAGGCAATTGCCCAGTTTTACGAGAACTACGGCTACGAGGCGGCTGAGGCGCCGGACAGCTTGGTAACTATGGTGGCTTTTATGGCGCAGCTGGCCCGCAACCCCGCTCCTGAGTCTCTGAAGGCTCAGCTGAGGTTTCTCAACACCCACCTCCTGCCGACACTTAAATACGCCGCCGAATTATGCCCAGCGCTACAACACCTATATGAATTATTACTAGAAGATGCAAAAATGATCAAATCAATATTAATACATGTCGGCAGATAA
- a CDS encoding molybdopterin dinucleotide binding domain-containing protein, whose protein sequence is MSFRYTGRVPLPPPNAERYTTTCQFCNVGCGYDVYVWPAGVSGGPKPGEHGIVYKVVDEVYGRTLTPEMTDFSPPLPALSAKQGRPWISEAMVVRTIRRDWSKGRGTGEFREVYVAQIPSPECPINMGDHSIRGGTNGERNWSPWNVAGLRRLKFPMVRFGGRLEVVTWDYAIDLVARVVKGVIDRWGIERPGWGKEGHAVFAHRMDHGGGGGGAMIENTAAGLFFFYGVRTAFARIHNRPFFGPENPAIGDAGPGAMNNSLHDLRLADVIIFWGANPYTTGTVMFIEHALDNLRGATAGEKQKWFSQGEPAGPAYMIIVDPRDTETARAAKVAGGDRVLVLRPEPGTDIVLANAIARVIYEKYRDVVENYVKHYRDAAQKYGFKWDENAWRLYLEKALEINKPLDAYLADAEKITGVSRGDIEAAARIIAEPKQGGYLKRVWLMYEKGIIWNQNYRSIYALVDLCIAVGAFRGVAGTGCQRQGGHQEGYAGPEPPPPPWEKERHHVSPWNFAKEKGIALNTYDDYVKLFEAWYDEVYRNGYYKTKWPIGDKYMPTTDFRLTAGEGKVLWVHDMDNYKLAPQAQRLKAAVSERAWRVTRYVFAEDFAKIGGAESREQYDVKVLDVPVTTRPTSKEYAERVLEALEKTGGLFIIVQDIYPTFMMEDAHMVLPAAFNNGEVPDVRMSVHERRFRIADAWLDPPGEAKPDWWIYAMVAKRIVELYEEEGRGNDPVAQRFRRAFQPIWDAMEKNARDPTVEVENEIFKTYIANADETYGKLGVGWEVQYWTPAFKKLDLNILRKFRTVGVVLPLTELKIGADGTVEARGVVNLMEPALNDKYREEVVIVNPDGTIIRRIEYQPSEKARDYVVKHLRAWPALWLGYPPYVAEQRSKYKYWVVNGRYNEIWQTGYADPNSEVLIRRWPYAFVQINSNDARREGVQSGDVVVVYSDNGSVPAIVWVTDMVKEGHIFLIMAHPYSVGANAVTTPSVEPVAQNPDYKLTAANIQKIGALSEEVKNLLTFRDVKLS, encoded by the coding sequence ATGTCGTTTAGATACACCGGCAGAGTCCCGCTACCGCCTCCTAACGCCGAGCGGTATACAACAACGTGTCAGTTCTGTAACGTCGGCTGTGGCTATGACGTATATGTATGGCCGGCTGGGGTAAGCGGCGGGCCTAAGCCGGGTGAGCACGGAATTGTGTATAAGGTGGTAGACGAGGTCTACGGCAGAACCCTCACGCCGGAAATGACAGATTTCTCACCGCCGCTACCTGCACTATCTGCAAAGCAAGGGAGGCCGTGGATATCAGAGGCTATGGTGGTTAGGACAATTAGAAGAGATTGGTCCAAGGGACGCGGCACGGGGGAGTTCAGGGAGGTGTACGTGGCCCAGATCCCCAGCCCCGAGTGTCCTATCAACATGGGTGACCACAGCATAAGAGGGGGGACAAATGGAGAGAGAAACTGGAGCCCGTGGAACGTGGCTGGCCTCCGCAGGCTGAAGTTCCCCATGGTGAGATTCGGCGGGAGGCTGGAGGTGGTGACTTGGGACTACGCCATAGATCTGGTTGCCCGTGTGGTGAAGGGAGTTATAGACAGATGGGGAATTGAAAGGCCGGGTTGGGGTAAGGAGGGACACGCTGTGTTTGCCCACAGGATGGATCACGGTGGCGGCGGCGGAGGCGCTATGATTGAGAACACGGCGGCGGGGCTCTTCTTCTTCTACGGCGTCCGCACCGCCTTTGCCAGAATTCACAACAGGCCTTTCTTCGGTCCTGAAAACCCGGCCATAGGCGACGCGGGTCCCGGCGCTATGAACAACTCGCTACACGACTTGAGACTTGCCGATGTAATTATCTTCTGGGGTGCCAACCCCTATACCACGGGCACGGTGATGTTTATTGAACACGCTCTTGACAACTTGAGGGGGGCCACAGCGGGGGAGAAGCAGAAGTGGTTCTCCCAAGGGGAGCCCGCCGGGCCGGCGTATATGATCATCGTCGATCCCAGAGATACAGAGACGGCCAGGGCGGCTAAGGTAGCTGGGGGTGACAGGGTGCTGGTGCTGAGGCCCGAGCCCGGGACCGACATTGTGTTGGCAAACGCCATCGCGAGGGTGATATACGAAAAGTACAGGGACGTGGTTGAGAATTATGTCAAGCACTACAGAGACGCCGCCCAGAAGTACGGCTTTAAGTGGGATGAAAACGCCTGGAGGCTGTATCTAGAAAAGGCGCTGGAGATAAACAAGCCTCTGGATGCCTATCTGGCGGATGCCGAGAAAATCACCGGAGTGAGCAGGGGGGATATAGAGGCGGCGGCGCGCATTATCGCAGAGCCTAAGCAAGGCGGCTATTTGAAGAGGGTGTGGCTCATGTACGAAAAGGGCATTATTTGGAATCAGAACTACCGCTCTATATATGCATTGGTGGACTTATGCATCGCCGTCGGCGCCTTCAGAGGCGTGGCCGGAACCGGTTGCCAGAGGCAGGGCGGCCATCAGGAGGGCTACGCCGGGCCCGAGCCGCCTCCTCCGCCTTGGGAGAAGGAGCGCCACCACGTAAGTCCCTGGAACTTTGCCAAGGAGAAGGGAATAGCCCTCAACACATATGACGACTATGTGAAGCTGTTTGAGGCGTGGTACGACGAGGTTTATAGAAACGGCTACTACAAGACTAAGTGGCCCATTGGCGACAAGTACATGCCCACGACGGACTTCAGACTCACCGCCGGGGAGGGGAAGGTGCTGTGGGTACACGACATGGATAACTACAAGCTGGCGCCTCAAGCCCAGAGGCTGAAGGCGGCGGTCAGCGAAAGAGCGTGGCGGGTGACTAGATATGTGTTTGCTGAGGACTTTGCTAAAATCGGCGGCGCGGAGTCGAGGGAGCAGTATGACGTGAAGGTGCTGGACGTCCCCGTCACCACGAGGCCTACTTCTAAAGAATATGCGGAGAGGGTGCTGGAGGCCTTGGAGAAGACAGGCGGCTTATTTATAATTGTGCAAGACATATACCCCACATTTATGATGGAGGACGCACACATGGTTCTCCCCGCCGCGTTTAACAACGGCGAGGTTCCCGACGTCAGGATGTCTGTTCATGAAAGAAGGTTTAGAATTGCCGATGCGTGGCTGGACCCCCCGGGAGAGGCGAAGCCTGACTGGTGGATATACGCCATGGTGGCTAAGAGAATAGTGGAGCTGTACGAAGAAGAGGGCCGTGGGAACGACCCCGTGGCGCAGAGGTTTAGGAGGGCCTTCCAGCCCATCTGGGACGCCATGGAGAAAAACGCAAGGGACCCCACCGTTGAGGTGGAGAACGAGATATTCAAGACGTACATAGCTAACGCAGACGAGACATACGGCAAGCTGGGGGTTGGCTGGGAGGTGCAGTACTGGACGCCTGCATTTAAGAAGCTTGACTTGAACATATTGAGGAAGTTCAGAACCGTCGGCGTTGTGCTCCCCCTGACGGAGCTGAAGATTGGCGCAGACGGCACAGTCGAGGCCAGGGGGGTGGTAAACCTCATGGAGCCCGCCCTAAACGATAAGTACAGAGAGGAGGTTGTCATAGTGAATCCAGACGGCACCATAATCCGGAGGATTGAGTACCAGCCTTCTGAAAAGGCTAGGGACTACGTGGTTAAGCACCTCCGCGCGTGGCCAGCGTTGTGGCTGGGATACCCGCCCTACGTGGCTGAGCAGAGGAGTAAGTACAAATACTGGGTCGTCAATGGGCGTTATAATGAAATCTGGCAGACAGGCTACGCGGATCCCAACAGCGAGGTGTTAATTAGACGGTGGCCGTACGCCTTTGTCCAAATTAATTCAAACGACGCGAGGCGGGAGGGGGTGCAGAGTGGGGATGTGGTGGTGGTTTACAGCGACAACGGCTCTGTCCCGGCGATAGTCTGGGTCACCGACATGGTGAAGGAGGGTCACATCTTCCTAATCATGGCCCACCCCTACAGCGTGGGGGCTAACGCCGTGACTACGCCGAGCGTAGAGCCCGTGGCCCAGAACCCCGACTACAAACTCACAGCGGCGAATATACAGAAAATAGGCGCACTAAGCGAGGAGGTTAAGAACTTGCTCACATTCAGAGACGTAAAGCTCAGCTAA
- a CDS encoding arsenate reductase (azurin) small subunit, protein MSEEKERGEKKARPDSTRRAVVAAAGALVVGGVVGYLLAPRERVVTETLTQTVTQTVTQPPQTVTVTQPQPAPVAKRYERVKLANIRDLVDKRPVFKQYMGYNVLLVKLGEPAVGGVGPRGDVVAFVNQCTHMGGPLVYLPDVNCAVCQIHFTQFDLARGGKQVTGHATEFLPQVELEYDAATGDIYAVGINQLVYGKYDNLA, encoded by the coding sequence ATGTCTGAGGAAAAGGAAAGGGGTGAAAAAAAGGCTAGACCTGACTCAACAAGGCGTGCTGTTGTGGCTGCCGCTGGGGCTCTTGTCGTTGGCGGTGTCGTGGGCTACCTGCTGGCGCCGCGGGAAAGGGTAGTGACCGAGACGTTGACTCAAACAGTTACGCAGACTGTTACCCAGCCTCCTCAGACAGTGACTGTTACCCAGCCGCAACCGGCACCCGTAGCTAAAAGGTATGAACGGGTTAAGCTTGCGAATATAAGGGATTTAGTAGATAAGAGGCCTGTCTTCAAGCAGTATATGGGGTATAATGTACTTTTGGTCAAGTTGGGCGAGCCGGCGGTGGGAGGTGTTGGGCCGCGGGGTGATGTCGTGGCTTTTGTAAACCAGTGCACCCACATGGGTGGGCCTTTGGTGTATCTTCCGGACGTCAACTGCGCCGTATGTCAGATCCACTTCACGCAGTTTGACTTGGCAAGAGGCGGCAAGCAGGTCACTGGCCACGCCACGGAGTTCTTGCCGCAGGTTGAGCTTGAGTACGACGCGGCTACTGGCGATATTTACGCCGTAGGTATAAACCAGCTGGTGTATGGAAAATACGACAACTTGGCGTAG
- a CDS encoding multicopper oxidase domain-containing protein, which translates to MGHIWVEVITGNLEGTARRSVKALVDTGATLTEPLKEHVKVEAGSVELWEIVNDAASMPHPMHLHGFPMWVVERRNSPRQVAELAVDYRGRLPTDLGLKDTVLIWPGETVKAVVKFDVAERGQLFPFHCHNLEHEDGGLMINISIL; encoded by the coding sequence GTGGGTCATATCTGGGTTGAGGTTATTACTGGAAATTTGGAAGGTACGGCGCGTAGATCTGTAAAGGCGCTGGTGGATACCGGGGCTACTTTGACCGAGCCGCTGAAGGAACACGTCAAGGTGGAGGCTGGATCCGTGGAGCTTTGGGAGATTGTTAACGACGCCGCCTCTATGCCGCACCCCATGCACCTCCACGGATTCCCCATGTGGGTAGTGGAGAGGCGCAACAGCCCCAGACAAGTGGCGGAGCTAGCCGTCGACTACAGGGGCAGATTGCCCACTGATCTGGGACTTAAAGACACAGTGTTGATCTGGCCAGGTGAAACAGTGAAAGCCGTCGTCAAGTTCGACGTAGCAGAAAGAGGTCAGCTATTCCCCTTCCACTGCCACAATCTAGAACACGAAGACGGGGGGTTGATGATTAACATATCAATATTGTAA
- the lipA gene encoding lipoyl synthase: MLPRWIGTVAGDYGSIAKVRYVLSRHGVYTVCEGARCPNIFSCWGEGTATFMILGEVCTRACRFCSVRTGNPRGLVDWGEVERLARAVEELGLRYVVVTSVARDDLPDGGASVFAAAVRRLRKTGALVEVLVPDFRGDEAAVAEVVESAPDVFAHNVETVRRLTPHVRDSRASYERSLAVLKMAKDLGAPLTKSGIMLGLGEGFEEVVEALDDLRRADVDIVTIGQYLRPSGSPRHLKPARYAAPEEFERLAEVARVMGFKAVASGPLVRSSYKAYGLYKEALKNIVYIS; encoded by the coding sequence GTGTTGCCTAGGTGGATAGGCACGGTGGCCGGCGATTATGGCAGTATTGCGAAAGTGAGGTATGTGCTGAGCCGCCACGGCGTCTACACAGTCTGCGAGGGTGCGCGGTGCCCCAACATATTTAGCTGCTGGGGGGAGGGCACCGCCACGTTTATGATTCTGGGGGAGGTCTGCACCAGGGCTTGCCGTTTCTGCTCTGTGAGGACGGGCAACCCCCGCGGCTTGGTCGACTGGGGGGAGGTTGAGCGGCTGGCTAGAGCGGTGGAGGAGCTGGGTCTCCGCTATGTCGTGGTGACATCTGTGGCGCGGGACGACCTGCCGGACGGCGGCGCCTCGGTCTTCGCCGCGGCGGTGAGGAGGCTGAGGAAAACCGGCGCCCTGGTTGAGGTGCTTGTCCCCGACTTCCGCGGCGACGAGGCGGCAGTGGCGGAGGTGGTGGAGTCGGCTCCCGACGTCTTCGCCCACAATGTGGAGACTGTGAGGAGGCTTACGCCCCATGTGAGGGATTCCCGGGCTAGCTACGAGAGGTCTCTGGCGGTTTTGAAAATGGCTAAGGATCTGGGGGCTCCATTGACTAAGTCCGGCATTATGCTGGGCCTGGGGGAGGGCTTTGAGGAGGTTGTGGAGGCTCTGGACGATTTGAGGAGGGCCGACGTGGATATTGTCACTATTGGGCAGTACCTAAGGCCCAGCGGCTCGCCTAGGCATTTAAAGCCGGCGCGGTACGCGGCGCCGGAGGAGTTCGAGAGGCTGGCGGAGGTGGCGCGGGTGATGGGCTTCAAGGCCGTGGCGTCTGGCCCCCTCGTGAGGAGCTCCTACAAGGCCTACGGGCTATATAAAGAGGCTTTGAAAAATATAGTGTACATAAGTTAA